CCGCACACAGACGTTCTTTTCCCGACGCATTGGACTGTCGGAAGACATCCTTGCCGGCGCGCGTATGACCGGTCAGATCGGTCGGTTTTCCGTGGGGCTGCTCAACATCGAAACCGGCGATGGCATGGATGAGCTCCTCGGGACCCGTTCAGCCAACAATTCCGTGGCACGTGTCCGTACGACGGTCGGTCCCCGCGCTACCGCCGGCGCCATCTTCACGAATCTCGACCGGAATGGCGCGTGGAACCGCGCTCTCGGCGTCGATACGCAGATCCGGTTCTGGAGCCGGAGCAGCTTCGAAGCCTGGTACACGACCGTCAAGGACAGCAATCCGGCATTCGAGGATGCGGCTGGACACGTCGGAGTCAGCCTCCGGAATGCTGTTTATGGCGCCAGCCTCGACTATACCAGCGTTGGTGAGAACTATAACCCGGGACTCGGTTTCGTCCGGCGCCGCGACATGCGGGAGGCCATTTCGACGGTCACGTACTCCCCGTTCTTTGACAACGGTCCGTTCCGCCAGATCACGGGACACGTCATGGGCATCAACATCACGGGGCAGGATGGCGAGAAGCAGACGTGGGAAATCGACCCTTCCGTGACGTTCCAGCTCCGCCAGCGGGACAGTTTCACGATTTCCGGCAGTCGGCAGTTCGAGCGGCTGGAGTCGTCGTTCTTCATCCGGCCCGATGCGGAAATCGTGGCCGGTGACTACACATTCAACCGGATTGGGGCATCCATCACCGCCGATCCGGGACGCGTCATTTCGGCTTCCCTCCGGTTCGAAACGGGCGATTTCTTCAGCGGCACGCGCACCGATTGGACCGTGAGTGGCGGCTGGCGTCAATCCAAGCACTTGACCCTGGAAGGTCGCCTGAGTCGGTCGGGTATTGACCTGCCCATTCCCAACGGGGAATTCAGCGCACTCACCGCATCGGTCGACGTGCTGGCCAGCATCAGCCGCAAGTTGTTCATGAAGGCGCTCATCCAGACCGACAACTTCTCACGCGACATCAACGCGAACATCCGCATCAACTGGATCCACACGCCCGGATCCGATTTGTTCGTGGTGTTCAACACCTCATATCACGTGCCCGGGGACAACGAGAACCTGTTCGATCCCCGTGCGGAGCTGCTGATGAACGATATCATCGGCGTGGCCAAGGTGACGTATTTGATCATGCTGTAGAAGATTTCCCTACAGCATTCCTGCAGCAAACCGGATATACTGGACCCCATTCCATTTTATTACCGGTTTTTCCTATGACACGCGTTCTGGCCTTGCTGTCTGTTCTTTTCTTGATGTCGCTGTTCATGGCCACTCCGGGCACGGCCCAGGCCGTCCGTCCCGTGCCCTATCCGGTCATGGAAGGCCCGCGATTTGAACGGGCCATCGAGAACGGAACGCGGACGCGGACCGGGCACCCGGGCCCGAACTACTGGTTGAACACCGCGACGTACGACATGGACGTCGTGCTGTCGCCCGATACCCGCACGGTCCGGGCCACGTCGGTCGTCACCTACACGAATGCTTCGCCCGATACGCTCCGCGTGCTGCCTGTCCACCTGCGCCAGAATCTGCATGCGGAGGGCGTGGTCCGGAACCGGCCCCAGGCATTGACCGGCGGTGTGCATCTGGGTACCGTCTCGGTGAACGATGCGCCGCTCGTGGAGCGTACGTCGGCGCGCCAGCCCGGTTATGTGGTAAACGGCACGCGGATGACCCTCGTCCCGGCGGAGCCCGTCCTTCCAGGCCAGACGGTACGACTCGGCTTCACGTGGTCGTTCGAGGTCCCCGGTCCGGGCGCCCCGCGCATGGGCACGGATGGCGAAATGTTCTTTGTGGCGTACTGGTATCCCCAGTTGGCCGTCTACGATGACGTCAAGGGCTGGAACGCCGAAGCCTACATGGGCAATGGCGAGTTCTACATGGGATTCGCGGACTACGACGTCCGGATCACCGCGCCGGACGGATGGCTGGTGGGGGCCACAGGAGTCCTTTCGAATCCGGACGATGTGCTCACCGATGCCGCCCGGGATCGCCTTCGAAGAGCAGCTTCGGAGCCGGATGTGGTGCACGTGGTCACGGAATCGGATCTGGCGTCGGGTACGGCTACCCGGACATCGGATGAGGGCCACCTGACGTGGCATTTCCGCGCGGAACGCGTCCGGGACTTTTCGTTCGCATCGTCCAATCGCTATCTGTGGGATGCCACGCACGCCGACACGGGCGATGGCGGCACGTCCATGATCCACGCGCTGTATCGTCCGGAGGCCGCGGTCTGGCAACGATCCGCCGAGTTCGGGCGGTACAGCATAGAATTCCTGTCGCGGCAGTTGGGCCTTCCCTACCCCTATCCGCACATGACGGCGGTTGAAGGTGTCGTTGGCGGCGGCATGGAATTCCCGATGATGACCCATATTGGTGGCAGCCGATCGGACAGGGCCTTGTTCGGCGTGACCTTCCATGAAATCGCCCATATGTGGTTTCCCATGATCGTGGGCAGCAACGAGAAGGCCTTCACGTGGATGGACGAGGGACTGACATCCTTCAATACGAATGAGGCAACGGCCGATTTCTGGGGGGTCGATGCATGGAATCCCGCCGGTCAGGGCTACTACCGGATTGCCGGAACCGGCGACGAGGTGGAACCGATGCGCCACGGCGACCAGTATCCGTTGGATGGGGCGGCACGCGGCTTGGCTTCCTACAGCAAGCCGGCCGTGGCGCTCCACGCCCTGCGCGGCATGATCGGCGACGAGCGGTTCTATGAGGCCTATCAGGAGTATGCCCGGCGCTGGGCGTACCGGCATCCGCAACCCTACGATCTGTTCAATACGTTCGAAGACGTGCTGGGCCGGGACCTGGACTGGTTCTGGACGCCGTTGTTCTTCGAGACGTGGACCCTGGACCACGCGGTGGAGTCGGTGACGTCCGGCCCCGGGGGCGTGGTCGTACGCGTGGCGGACCGGGGTCTTACGCCCTATCCGGCTCACGTGCGGGTCACGTACGACGACGACATGACGATTGAAATGGCCATTTCCGCGGATTTCTGGCTCGAAGGCTCACGCCTCGAAGAGGTCACGTTCCAACCCGGACGTGTGGTGCGGGTGGAAATCGACCCGGATGGCTTTGCTCCGGACGTGGACCGCTCGAACAACGTTTGGACGGCATCGCCCGTGCGCTGACCGATTCCGATTTTGAAATCAGCATAAAGGGGGTTGTCCTGAATGCCGGGATCACCCTATCTTGGCAGTCTGTCATTCCTCGGTAGCTCAGCGGTAGAGCATGCGGCTGTTAACCGCAGGGTCGTAGGTTCGAATCCTACCCGGGGAGCAATGAACGCCCGCTCAGCCTCGTGCTGGGCGGGCGTTTATTATTTACCCCCGGGTAGGATGAGAACCGTACCCGAGCGCCGCCAGGCGCGAGGGAGGTTCAAACGAGCGGCGGCGCCAGCCGACGCGACTTACGAGCCTTGTGGCACAAGCTCTCTCTTCCTCCTCGCCCCGTCGTGGCGAGTAAATCCTACCCGGGGAGCATGAAAAAGCCGGATCCCACGACGTGGGGTCCGGCTTTTTCAATTTCGGGGCAGGAGTCGAACCGTACCCGAGCGCTTCAGATCAAGCCGACCGCTACACCCAACCCGATAATCAGCAACAACGTGCCGGCAATCAGCTGTACCGTCTCCATGGTCACTTTGGCGACGTATCGGCTGCCGAGGAAGACGCCCGCGAAGGCGGCGACTATGGCCGTGGCCATCAGCGGAGCTTCCGTCGAACCGATCGGGGACCCCTTTCCCAGCAGGAAGAACGTGGCGGCGTAGACCGCAATACGCATCGCATCCACCATGAAACTGATAAGCGCGGTACTGCCCACGAAAACAGGTGTATCCAGGCCCAGTTTGACCAGGAATGCCGATCGAAGGGCACCCTGGTGTCCGGAAAGACCGCCGAAAAAGCCCGACAACAATCCACCGGCAACCAGATGATCGCGTCCGAATTCCAACCGGCGGAGCGCGGGCAGGAGTTCAAATAACGCGAATCCGACCATCAGCACGCCCAGTATGAGTCCCACGGGTGTCAATGTGGCGTCCAACCCGAAAAACGACCATGCCAACTGCCGCGGTGCGGTCGATACCAGACCCAGGAGGGACGCGCCGACGACGGCAGCAGCAATGGCCGGAATGCCGAAGCGGCGGACCAGCGCCCAGTCCGCATGCCGTCCGACCGCGGCGATCTTGAAAACATTGTTCGCGGCGTGGACCACGGCCGTGGCTGCGACGGCGACCTCAACCGGAAAAAACATTGCGAAGACCGGCAAGAGAACGGTCCCCAATCCGAAGCCCGAGTAGAGGGTCAGAATGGACGCCAAGAAGGCGACCAGTGCAACTGAAATGTGGTCCATTGAATGCCATCCCTTGGCGTATGGGCGTAAAGTACGGCCGTCCCGGGGCATTATTCCATACCTTCGGAAGGTCCCCGTCCACTCCAACAGTCGCCACAAGTCATGTCGCACTCCCCGAATAATCCACCCAAGCTGCGCGTGCTGGGCTTCGCTGGCAGCATTCGCGAAGGATCCTACAACCGTGCACTTCTGCAGGCCGCGATGGAGCTGGCCCCTGACGGCGTGCACATCGAACCGTACGACCTGGCGGGGATTCCTTTCTACAACGGCAATCTCGACAAGGATGGTCTACGGCCGGAGGAAGTGGAACGCTTCAAGAAGGCGATTTCCGACGCCGGTGCCCTGCTGGTGGTTACTCCGGAATACAATTCCGCCATTCCGGGAGTACTCCAGAACGCAATCGACTGGGCATCCCGTCCGGCATTCCGCTCACCGCTGGCTGGCAAGGCCGTAGCCATCATGGGCGCTTCCCCGGGGGCTTTCGGAACAACCCGGGGCCAGGAACACCTCAAACTGATCCTCATGGCATCGCTCGCTCTGGTCATGCCGCATCCCGGGGTCGCCGTGAATAAAGCTGCCGATAAATTCAACGATGATGGGCAATTGACCGACCAGGCGACCCGGGGCTTCATTGGCGAATACCTCGTGACATTCCAGGAATTCGTACACGAAACGGCAGATGCGATCTCCAGGAAGGACCCGGCTTGACGGAACGGAGTCCGACTGGTCAAAGGCATTAATCCGTACCTTCCGTAACGGTCCCGCCTGCGCTTCGACCTACTGGACGAATGCCCCGCCGATCCATCTGATGCCGATGCCATGCCCTCTTTCTACACCGATTTACCACCCGTTCATGTGTTTGAGGGCGTGTTCGATGATGCGAATTTCCAGCCCGTCCCGGACGACTGGTGGGCCGTCGTTCTGGACATCCAGGATTCGACCGGTTGGATACGCCGCGGGCATTACCGGGATGTCAACTTTGTCGGTGCGAGTGCCATAGCCGCGCTCCGGAATGCCGCCACGGACCGCGATATCCCCTTTGTTTTCGGAGGTGACGGGGCCACGCTGCTCGTGCCGGAAACGGACCGGGAGCGCATTGCGGGCACCCTGCTGGGCGTAGTCCGGTCGGCCCGGGAATTGTTCTCGATGGAACTGCACGCGGGAATGATCCGGGTGGGTACGCTGCGATCGGAGGGGCTCGACATCCAGGTGGCGCGCTATCAGGCGTCCACACACTATGCCCAGGCCATCCTGCGTGGTCCGGGCGTTGCGGAAGCCGAACGACGGGTCAAGAAGGCGGACGGTGCAGGTGTGTACCGCATGGATGATGTCGCGGAGCGGCCACCGGATTTCACAGGTGTGGAATGCCGCTGGTCACGCATTGACAGTCCTCGGGGGGAGACGGTCAGCTTGCTCGTACTGGCTGACCGAGCCGAGGAATACCGCAGCCTGTTCACGACACTGGACCGGATATACGGCACCGACGCCGAGCGCCACCCGACCCTTCCCGGGAATCTTCGACTCGCCCTCAATCCATTCAAGCTGGCCCGGTACGAACCCAAGGTCCGGCGTTCGCCGGGACACCGCACCCTGTACACCATTCGGATCTGGCTGCAGCAGTTCCTCCTGGTGCTCTTCGTCCGCCTGAAGCTGACGGTAGGCGGCGTCGAATGGGACCGCTACCTGCCGACCCTCTCGGACACGTCGGACGTGCGCAAGTTCGACGGCATGCTCCGTATGGTCATGAGCGGCACCACCGCCCAACGGGAGCAGCTGAATGCTTTTTTGCAAGAACGTCATGCCGCAGGACACCTGGTCTGGGGGATGCACGTCGCAGGGAGCGCCATCATGACCTGTGTGGTGTTCGAACGCCTCGGCGATCAGGTTCACTTCGTCGATGGATCGGACGGCGGGTACGCCATGGCCGCCGCCGACCTCAAACGTCGGCTGGAAACGTCAACGTAAATCGTGCTCCGCGGCCCAGACCGTCACTTTCAAGCCCGACGACCGCATCATCCAGTTCCGCCAACTTGCGGGCCACCGCAAGACCGATGCCGAGGCCGCCCTGCTTGCGCGTCATGTGGTCTTCTGCCTGGAAGAACTCATCGAACGCACGGGACAGGTCCTGTCTGGACAGCCCGGCACCCGTGTCGGTCACGGACAGTTGCAGCCCGTTTTCGTCGTGTTGGCAGGTCACATGAACCTGTCCACCTTCCTCCGTGGCCGCCACGCTGTTCAGGATGGCGTTGCCCAGAATGCGCACCAGTCGGTCCAGGTCGGACCAAACCGAGACGTCCATGTTGGGCGCCGAGACAGAGAATGAAAGGCCCGCCTTGCGTACGACCGGCCCGTAGTCCTCCCCCAGCCTGAGAAGTACATCCCGGATGGAGACCGCCCGACGGGCCCCGTCCACATTGCCCAGCCGCAGCGCCTCGAGCTGCGTCATGGACTCGATGATGGATGCCATGCGATCGGCCGCGACGCGGGCGTCACCGGCAAACGTCTGTTGGATCCCCGTGGTCTCCTCCTGCAGGATATCGAGCGCCTGGTTCAGGATAGCGAGCGGCGTACGCAATTCATGCGAGGCGATGGCCATGAACTCGGTCCGGAAGGCCTCGAACGCCTGGAGCCGCTCATAGGCGGACTCGACATACCGGATTTGCCGGGCATTCCGAATGGCCAGTGCGGCCTGGTTGGCAAACCCGCTGAGCAACGCCTCGTCCTCGACGTCGAACGGTCCCGACCGCTTGTTGAGGGCCTCGAGAACGCCGGTGGCCCGTCCCTCAATGGACATCGGGACCGCGAGGAGCGAGTCGGTCCTGAAGTTCACGACCTCACCCACGACCTTGAAATGCTGTTCTGCGGCCCGCAGGTCATTCTGGATGACGGGATCGCCAGTCGTGAATACCCGACCGGCAATGCTGCCTTCGAGGGGAACCGGTATGGCGGCCAGATCCTCCTGGCTCGTACCGGTCGAAGCCACGAACCGGAGTTCCTGGTGTCGCTCGTCGAACAGCAGCAGCGAACCGGCTTCGCAGTCCAACAGCTGGGTAACGGCTTCTATGATATACGTAAGCAAGTCGTCCAGACTGCCGGCCGAATTCAACTGGATGGTCACGTCCAGCAGTCGCTGGAGGACCAGCCGGTCGCGGATGGGGGAATGAGGCATGCAGGAGAAATGGTTTGGGTCTTCCAAACTTAGGAGAAACCCGGCGGCAAATCGAGTCGGCACCCGGGAAGGTCCCCGAGAGGCGGATGTTCGGCGCCCCGTCGGCATCGGAAAAATTCACGCATCGTCAATATGGGTATTGTCGTACTTTATTCAGCGTCACACCAACCTTTCTGGACCAATGGAACTGGAACTGGAACTCGAGGAGATCACCGCCGCCTGGGACGAGGATGATGATGAGTACGTCTTTGATGACGAAGAGGATGAGGACGACGAATGGGAAGAAGACGACGAAGAAGAAGACTGGGAGGACGATGACGAGGATGACTGGGAAGACGACGAAGAAGACGACGAGTGGTAACAATCGATTGATTTCTGATTTCATTGAACATCATTACCGGCACTTCAACGCCGCAGCGCTGGTCGATGCGGCAAAGGGGTACGTGGATCACCTGCAGAAGGGCGGTAAGATGATGGTCACCCTGGCCGGTGCCATGAGCACGGCCGAACTGGGGTTGTCCTTCGCGGAGCTCATCCGTCGGGGACATGTGCACGCCATTACGTGCACGGGTGCCAATCTGGAGGAAGATGTCTTCAACCTGGTGGCCCATGACCATTACGTCCGTATTCCGCGGTATCGGGACTTGACGCCGGCCGACGAAGAGGCCCTGCTGGAGCGGCACCTGAACCGGGTCACCGATACGTGCATCCCCGAGGAAGAGGCCATCCGTCGCATTGAGAAAGCCGTCCTCGATCATTGGGTCGCCGCCGATGAGGCCGGTGAGCGGTATTTCCCGCACGAGTTCCTGTACCGGATCCTGCTCAGCGGCGTCCTGGAGGAGCACTACCAGATTGACCCTGCCGACAGCTGGCTGCTGGCGGCGGCCGAAAAGAACCTCCCCATCATTGTACCGGGCTGGGAAGACTCCACGCTGGGCAACATCTTTGCCGGGCACGTCATCAAGGGGACCGTCAAGAACGTCCACACGGTCCGGTCCGGAATCGAGTACATGACCTATCTGGCCGACTGGTACCGCAGGGAAGTCCCTTCGGCAGGCGTGGGTTTCTTCCAGATTGGCGGTGGCATTGCCGGCGACTTTCCCATTTGCGTCGTCCCCATGCTGGAGCAGGATCTTGAGCTCGACGACGTGAAACGCTGGGCCTATTTCTGCCAGATCAGTGATTCCACGACCAGTTACGGCTCGTACTCCGGGGCCGTGCCGAACGAGAAGATCACCTGGGGCAAGCTCTCCGCAGATACCCCTTCCTACGTGATCGAGTCCGACGCGACCATTGTCGCACCGCTCATCTTCACCTACGTCCTCGAACGTCTGGGCGACCAGGCTCATCCCAAAGGCCATTGAAAGAACCAATTGTCCCTGTCACCGCATGGTCCACTGACGATGCGGAAGCGTTGTATATGATGGGTACCTGGAGCGACGGGTACTACGCAGTCGGCGACAACGGAAACGTACATGCCACCCAGATTGGCAACCCGATCGACATCCGCCAGGTCGTGGATGCGCTCGTTGACCGGGGTGTCACCTTCCCGCTGCTCATCCGCTTCCAGGATGTACTCAAGGGGCGGGTCGTGCAACTCAATGAGGCGTTCCGCGAGGCCATCAAGGAGATGGAATACGGCAACCGGTATACGGGGGTCTATCCCATCAAGGTGAATCAACTCCACGAAGTGGTGGAGGAAGTGCTGGATGCCGGAAAGCCCTTCGGCATGGGCCTGGAGTGTGGCTCCAAGGCTGAATTGGTGGCCGCCCTCCCTCATCTGGAGAGTGATGACACGCTCCTGATCTGCAACGGCTACAAGGACCAGACCACGGTCGACCTCATCCTGACGGGGCAGTCCCTCGGCAAGAACGTGCTCCCGGTCATGGAGAAGTATGACGAGTTCGATGCCTTGATGGCGGCGTCGCGCAAGCGCAAAATCGCCACTCAGTTCGGCGTGCGCGTTCGCCTGACAACGGCCGGTGCCGGTAAATGGGCCGATTCCGGCGGAGACCTGTCCAAATTCGGCATCTCCATTCCCGAACTCCTCCGCGTCATTGAACGGCTGCATGAGTTGGACGAGGTGGATGCGTTCAAGCTGCTGCATTTCCACCTGGGCAGCCAGATTTCGGACATCCGGTCGCTGAAACGGGCGGTCAAGGAGATCACCCAGGTCTACGTCCAGATGCGGGCGCGGGGTATTCCGGTCGATTACCTGGATGTCGGGGGTGGCCTCGGCGTCAATTACGGCGCATCGTATGCCAGTGACGAAGACGGCATCAACTATTCCCTGCAGGAGTACGCCAACGCCATCGTACAGACGGTCAAGGAAGTGTGTGACGCGGCCGATGCACCGCATCCCGTCATCATCTCCGAAAGCGGACGCGCGCTCACGGCCCATCACTCCGTGCTGGTCGTGAATACCCTCGGCATGTACCGGAAGGACGAAATCAATGATGATTTCGAACCGTCCGAGGATGACCACCAGGTGGTAAAGGATCTGTTCGAGACGCTCTCCTGGGTCTCGGCGGGTGAGGAAATGGACCTTTCGCAGTTGCTCGAGGCGCTCCATGATGCCGCCGGCAAGCGTCAGGAAGCCGACTCCCTGTTCGGATTCGGGTACTTGAGCATTGAGCAAAAAGCGGCAGCGGAACGCCTGTACTGGTCCATTTGCCGCCGCTTGAATCGGTTCCTCCATGCGATGGACGAGGACGAGATCCTGCCGCCCGAACTGGATGCGCTGGACACCCACCTCGTGGACCAGTGCCTGTGCGACTTTTCCGTCTTCCAATCGGCGCTGGACCACTGGGCCATCGGCCAGCGCTTCCCCATCATGCCCCTCCAGCGCCTTGATGAGGAGCCCACGCGCCGCGCCGTGTTGGTGGACCTGACGTGCGATTCGGACGGAAAGATCAGCAGCTATGTCTCATCGGGGACGGACAAACGGTTCATGAACATGCACGCCATTGAACCGGGCGAGCCGTATTACCTCGGGTTTTTCCTGATGGGCGCGTACCAGGATATCATGGGCGATACGCACAATCTGTTCGGACGCGTATCGGAAGCCCACATCTACGCCGACGACGACGAACCGGAGGGCTTTTACATCGAGAAGATCCTTCCGGGAACGTCCGTGCAGGATATGCTGGCGCTTGTGCAGTACTTCCCGAACGATCTGCAGAACCGGATGAACAAGCTCATCCGGTCCAAGATCGATGACGGAACACTGCGCCCCCGGATCGGATTCGAACTCCTGGAGCGCTACAAGAAGGCGTTTGATCAACATACGTACTACACGACGCACGACAGGGCATGACAACCTCCCGATCCGTTACTGTTGGCCTGGTCCAGATGCAATGCGCTGAGGACGCGGCCACGAATCTGGAACGCGCCGTCCGGGGCATGGAGACGGCTGCGGAGGGCGGCGCAACGCTCGTGTGTCTTCCCGAGCTGTTCCTCTCCCCGTATTTCTGTCAGGCGGAGGATGTGGACCTGTTCCGCCTGGCCGAACCCATTCCCGGACCGACGACGGACCGGCTGGTTGCCGAGTGCGCGCGGCTCGGCGTATCGGTCGTCGCGAGCCTGTTTGAAAAGCGGGCCGAAGGCCTGTACCACAACACAGCTGCCGTCATCGACCCGAAGCGCGGATACCTCGGAAAGTATCGTAAAATGCATATTCCGGACGATCCGCTGTACTCGGAGAAGTTCTATTTCGCGCCGGGCGACCTGGGGTTCAAGGTCTTCGAGACCGCCGGGATCCGGGTAGGCGTCCTGGTGTGCTGGGATCAGTGGTATCCCGAAGCGGCGCGACTGACGGCCCTGATGGGCGCGGACGTCCTGTTCTACCCGACGGCCATCGGGTGGCACCCGTACGAGAAAGCGTCCCACGGGGAGGCCCAGCATGCAGCATGGGAGACCATCCAGCGCAGCCACGCCGTCGCCAACGGATGCTTCGTGGCCGCGGTCAACCGGTCCGGTTTCGAGCCGACCGTCCCGGGCGGCGCGCACCCCGAGGGTATTGAATTCTGGGGGCAGTCGTTCCTGGCTGGCCCCGACGGCATGATCCTCGAGAAAGGGCCGCAGGAGACGCCGGCAGACGAACCCATCGTCCTGCTGCACACGCTTGATCTTGATCGGATAGCTGAACAACGGGGCGGCTGGCCGTTTTTCCGGGACCGCCGCATAGACGCCTACGGCGACATCACGCGCCGCTTCATCGATGCCGACTGACGTGAACCCAAAGCGCCGCTTTCCGGCCGAGTGGGAGCCGCACGAGGGTACGTGGTTTTCATGGCCCCAGAACCGCGATACGTGGCCGACCGGCCTGCCCGAAACCGAACAGGCCCTGGCCGAGGCGGTCCGCGCACTGGCCAGTGGCGAAACGGTGTGGTTGAATTGCCTGGACCACGCGCACGTCCGTCATGTCCGGAACATCGTCGGTACGGACCGGAATATTGTGTATCCGGTCATCCCGACCAACGATGCGTGGTGCCGGGATCACGGGGCTACCTTCGTCTATGACGGCGAGGATCGGGTTGCGCTCGACTGGCACTACAATGCCTGGGGCGGCAAATACCCCCCCTTTGATCTCGACCAGCAGGTCGCGGCCCGGATGGCCGCAATGACGGGTGCACGGTGCGTGTCCGTTGACGTCACGCTGGAAGGCGGCGCGCTGGAAACCGACGGCCGGGGCACGTTGCTTACGACGGCCTCCTGCGTCCTGAATCCGAACCGGAACCCCGGATTGGACCAGGACGGGGCAGAATCCCTGTTCAGGGAGTATCTCGGCGTCGAGCGGATTGTGTGGCTGGAAGGGGAACTGGCGGGAGACGACACGGACGGTCACATTGACAACCTGGTCCGTTTTACGGATCCGGATACGCTCGTTTACCCGGTCGTTGCGGAGCAGGACGTCCACTTCAAGGGGTTTGAACGCAACCGTGAACTCCTGGAAGCAAATTTTCACGATGATATTCGTCTGATTGCCCTGCCGCACCCGGATCCTGTGTGGCACGAAGGCGTGCGACTGCCCGCCAGCTACATGAACTTCTACATCGGCAATTCCGTTGTGGTCGTACCCGTGTATGGCTGCCCGGCCGATGAAGAGGTCTGTTCGACGCTGGGCATACTGTTTCCTGATCGAACCGTGGTACCCATCCGCTGTACGGAGGTCATTCGGGGGCTCGGCGCCCTCCATTGCCTCTCGCAACAAGTACCCCGCAACCACCCTAGCACTACCTGAGCATCCCATGTCCGAACTCTCCAGTTCCGAATTCAAGGACTCCCGAGCCGCCCCGTCGGTGTCCCGTGAGAAGTGGGCCCTGCACGCACACGCCAAACTGTCCAAAGGCTATGTGCTGATTGTATCGCCCGTCCGCAAAAGCGCGAATTTCTTCATGCCGGGCAAGGGATACGACCCTTGTCCCA
The Rhodothermales bacterium genome window above contains:
- a CDS encoding M1 family metallopeptidase, which produces MLSVLFLMSLFMATPGTAQAVRPVPYPVMEGPRFERAIENGTRTRTGHPGPNYWLNTATYDMDVVLSPDTRTVRATSVVTYTNASPDTLRVLPVHLRQNLHAEGVVRNRPQALTGGVHLGTVSVNDAPLVERTSARQPGYVVNGTRMTLVPAEPVLPGQTVRLGFTWSFEVPGPGAPRMGTDGEMFFVAYWYPQLAVYDDVKGWNAEAYMGNGEFYMGFADYDVRITAPDGWLVGATGVLSNPDDVLTDAARDRLRRAASEPDVVHVVTESDLASGTATRTSDEGHLTWHFRAERVRDFSFASSNRYLWDATHADTGDGGTSMIHALYRPEAAVWQRSAEFGRYSIEFLSRQLGLPYPYPHMTAVEGVVGGGMEFPMMTHIGGSRSDRALFGVTFHEIAHMWFPMIVGSNEKAFTWMDEGLTSFNTNEATADFWGVDAWNPAGQGYYRIAGTGDEVEPMRHGDQYPLDGAARGLASYSKPAVALHALRGMIGDERFYEAYQEYARRWAYRHPQPYDLFNTFEDVLGRDLDWFWTPLFFETWTLDHAVESVTSGPGGVVVRVADRGLTPYPAHVRVTYDDDMTIEMAISADFWLEGSRLEEVTFQPGRVVRVEIDPDGFAPDVDRSNNVWTASPVR
- a CDS encoding DUF3095 domain-containing protein, which translates into the protein MPSFYTDLPPVHVFEGVFDDANFQPVPDDWWAVVLDIQDSTGWIRRGHYRDVNFVGASAIAALRNAATDRDIPFVFGGDGATLLVPETDRERIAGTLLGVVRSARELFSMELHAGMIRVGTLRSEGLDIQVARYQASTHYAQAILRGPGVAEAERRVKKADGAGVYRMDDVAERPPDFTGVECRWSRIDSPRGETVSLLVLADRAEEYRSLFTTLDRIYGTDAERHPTLPGNLRLALNPFKLARYEPKVRRSPGHRTLYTIRIWLQQFLLVLFVRLKLTVGGVEWDRYLPTLSDTSDVRKFDGMLRMVMSGTTAQREQLNAFLQERHAAGHLVWGMHVAGSAIMTCVVFERLGDQVHFVDGSDGGYAMAAADLKRRLETST
- a CDS encoding NAD(P)H-dependent oxidoreductase produces the protein MSHSPNNPPKLRVLGFAGSIREGSYNRALLQAAMELAPDGVHIEPYDLAGIPFYNGNLDKDGLRPEEVERFKKAISDAGALLVVTPEYNSAIPGVLQNAIDWASRPAFRSPLAGKAVAIMGASPGAFGTTRGQEHLKLILMASLALVMPHPGVAVNKAADKFNDDGQLTDQATRGFIGEYLVTFQEFVHETADAISRKDPA
- a CDS encoding DUF5916 domain-containing protein; the protein is MTRRFLPVFLCLVALATSAFAQSSSAPPADRPSIQATFLDDAPRIDGNLDDVVWDAVPIVSDFVQRWPEEGAAPTEETWAKVAYDRDHLYFAFKFSDREPHLIRAKNMERGGRNDRDDHAYIGLDTFLDGRNAYLFEMNALGTQDDAMISDESLSLDAYSWDAVFRSETVIDETGWTMEVSIPFRQLRFPDGDDLDFGLFLRRKINRKNETLNWPLIPLTYGSGYSDDIRTVSRYGRLTGLKNIRRGKNIEIKPYVITGAQNVRPDLAFKDTESDLTRDMGVDMKYGITSNITLDLTVNTDFAQVEADNTQLNLTRFSLFFPEKREFFLERSGLFEHGSSRRTQTFFSRRIGLSEDILAGARMTGQIGRFSVGLLNIETGDGMDELLGTRSANNSVARVRTTVGPRATAGAIFTNLDRNGAWNRALGVDTQIRFWSRSSFEAWYTTVKDSNPAFEDAAGHVGVSLRNAVYGASLDYTSVGENYNPGLGFVRRRDMREAISTVTYSPFFDNGPFRQITGHVMGINITGQDGEKQTWEIDPSVTFQLRQRDSFTISGSRQFERLESSFFIRPDAEIVAGDYTFNRIGASITADPGRVISASLRFETGDFFSGTRTDWTVSGGWRQSKHLTLEGRLSRSGIDLPIPNGEFSALTASVDVLASISRKLFMKALIQTDNFSRDINANIRINWIHTPGSDLFVVFNTSYHVPGDNENLFDPRAELLMNDIIGVAKVTYLIML
- a CDS encoding sulfite exporter TauE/SafE family protein, producing the protein MPRDGRTLRPYAKGWHSMDHISVALVAFLASILTLYSGFGLGTVLLPVFAMFFPVEVAVAATAVVHAANNVFKIAAVGRHADWALVRRFGIPAIAAAVVGASLLGLVSTAPRQLAWSFFGLDATLTPVGLILGVLMVGFALFELLPALRRLEFGRDHLVAGGLLSGFFGGLSGHQGALRSAFLVKLGLDTPVFVGSTALISFMVDAMRIAVYAATFFLLGKGSPIGSTEAPLMATAIVAAFAGVFLGSRYVAKVTMETVQLIAGTLLLIIGLGVAVGLI
- a CDS encoding GAF domain-containing sensor histidine kinase → MPHSPIRDRLVLQRLLDVTIQLNSAGSLDDLLTYIIEAVTQLLDCEAGSLLLFDERHQELRFVASTGTSQEDLAAIPVPLEGSIAGRVFTTGDPVIQNDLRAAEQHFKVVGEVVNFRTDSLLAVPMSIEGRATGVLEALNKRSGPFDVEDEALLSGFANQAALAIRNARQIRYVESAYERLQAFEAFRTEFMAIASHELRTPLAILNQALDILQEETTGIQQTFAGDARVAADRMASIIESMTQLEALRLGNVDGARRAVSIRDVLLRLGEDYGPVVRKAGLSFSVSAPNMDVSVWSDLDRLVRILGNAILNSVAATEEGGQVHVTCQHDENGLQLSVTDTGAGLSRQDLSRAFDEFFQAEDHMTRKQGGLGIGLAVARKLAELDDAVVGLESDGLGRGARFTLTFPADV